A part of Methanomassiliicoccales archaeon genomic DNA contains:
- a CDS encoding ribonuclease J — MFEINVLKGSSSIGGNKILLSFEGRNVLFDFGYDYSVDKQYFDTFTKARQNRGIHDHLALDMLPRLSIYRSDIITKDCSETCASFPKVDLDALFVSHAHMDHMGMAGYLDAKVPFIGTPMTLVLMKAIEDTSEMIGTEVAYYGERSHDGDFLLKSKGSNIDYIGRPLISTSSSDGLDDFLDLSPTKRKIRRDKCGNLDDLDFGAKCFMVDHSIYGAAAFGVDTGDGWVVYTGDLRDHGMNGERTTQFAKEASKIHPKVLIIEGTRTSRDEELEDVTENDVERRCLEECTDVDGLIVADFGPRNFERLETFKRIAEKVGRELVITPKDAYFLDAMRSADGTERLDDLRVLVPNKDLQHSTELRMLGNIDASKISPLDIKRDPDGHILCFSFYDLPHLLDIRPDRGLYIYSGSGSFDEEQDHDFERLDNWIRLLGMRKVGFEMGEREGRRGKRVKEPLFTPGFHASGHASKAALKKMIDTIRPEYLLPVHTENGSFFREEISSVPRENIILPKDGHPIVFS; from the coding sequence GTGTTCGAGATCAATGTGCTGAAAGGGTCAAGCTCCATCGGTGGGAACAAGATCCTGCTCAGTTTTGAAGGGCGCAACGTCCTTTTTGACTTCGGCTATGATTATTCGGTCGACAAACAGTATTTCGATACCTTCACGAAGGCCAGACAGAACAGGGGGATACATGACCATTTGGCCTTGGATATGTTGCCAAGGTTGTCTATCTACCGGTCGGACATAATCACGAAAGACTGCTCTGAAACATGCGCATCTTTTCCAAAGGTCGATCTGGACGCGCTCTTCGTTTCACACGCTCACATGGACCATATGGGCATGGCCGGCTACTTGGATGCGAAAGTCCCTTTCATCGGGACACCTATGACGCTGGTGCTGATGAAAGCTATCGAGGACACGTCCGAAATGATCGGGACGGAGGTCGCCTACTATGGGGAGCGTAGCCATGATGGTGATTTCTTGCTCAAAAGCAAGGGCAGTAACATTGATTACATCGGAAGGCCCCTGATATCGACCTCAAGCTCTGATGGCCTGGATGATTTTCTAGACCTTTCTCCAACGAAAAGGAAGATAAGAAGGGATAAATGTGGAAACCTGGATGATCTGGATTTCGGGGCCAAATGCTTCATGGTGGACCATTCCATCTACGGTGCGGCGGCCTTCGGTGTCGATACCGGCGATGGCTGGGTCGTATATACTGGGGACCTCCGGGACCACGGTATGAACGGAGAGAGGACCACACAGTTCGCCAAGGAAGCTTCGAAGATACATCCTAAAGTGCTGATCATCGAGGGTACCAGGACCTCAAGGGACGAGGAACTGGAGGATGTGACGGAAAATGACGTCGAAAGAAGATGTCTGGAGGAATGCACGGACGTCGATGGCCTGATAGTCGCCGACTTCGGGCCCAGGAACTTCGAGAGGCTTGAGACGTTCAAACGTATCGCAGAAAAGGTCGGGAGGGAGCTTGTAATAACACCAAAGGACGCATATTTCCTCGATGCTATGAGGTCGGCGGACGGGACTGAGAGGCTCGATGACCTTCGTGTACTGGTACCTAACAAGGACCTGCAGCACAGCACCGAATTAAGGATGCTAGGAAATATCGACGCTTCGAAGATATCACCCCTTGACATCAAGAGGGATCCTGATGGGCACATCCTTTGTTTTTCATTCTATGACCTTCCACATCTTTTGGACATCAGGCCTGACAGAGGATTATATATTTATTCGGGAAGCGGGTCTTTCGATGAGGAACAGGACCACGACTTTGAAAGGTTGGATAACTGGATAAGATTATTGGGGATGCGAAAGGTCGGCTTTGAGATGGGAGAGAGGGAAGGGAGGAGAGGCAAGAGGGTCAAAGAGCCGTTATTCACACCGGGATTCCACGCATCTGGTCATGCCTCGAAGGCGGCCCTCAAGAAGATGATCGATACAATAAGACCTGAATATCTGCTTCCTGTGCATACAGAAAATGGTTCTTTCTTCAGGGAGGAGATCTCATCCGTTCCAAGAGAGAACATCATATTACCGAAGGATGGGCATCCGATCGTGTTCAGCTGA
- a CDS encoding Rieske 2Fe-2S domain-containing protein, whose protein sequence is MFVDVGSEDEIAEGGMVSFKVGGDDVVVARYAGKLYAFGRGCGHEGARLDRGTVNGRIVTCPLHFAQFDIVTGEALLGPADRNYGRGPPDRGRSLETHDIPTFKVKVENGRVMVDIEKGLGSQENVR, encoded by the coding sequence ATGTTCGTAGACGTTGGATCTGAGGACGAGATCGCCGAGGGAGGCATGGTCTCCTTCAAGGTGGGGGGTGATGATGTTGTTGTCGCTCGGTACGCTGGTAAATTGTACGCGTTCGGACGGGGATGCGGACATGAGGGGGCCAGGCTGGACCGTGGCACCGTCAATGGAAGGATAGTGACATGCCCCCTCCATTTCGCCCAATTTGACATCGTTACAGGGGAGGCTCTCCTAGGCCCGGCCGACAGGAACTATGGAAGAGGGCCGCCTGACAGGGGCAGGAGCCTTGAGACACATGACATTCCCACATTCAAGGTCAAAGTGGAGAATGGAAGGGTCATGGTCGATATCGAGAAAGGTCTAGGATCGCAGGAAAACGTCCGATGA
- a CDS encoding ferredoxin:thioredoxin reductase translates to MKIDKEKEALREQFGPLVSALGFKFTPDEELVDFCLEQELVLYERHGIPFCPCKGLTGVRDEDMKKVCPCIPWHKKHFDRMKRCWCGLFVHIDVHDPDSLPQIPENEMER, encoded by the coding sequence ATGAAGATCGATAAAGAGAAGGAGGCCCTTCGCGAGCAGTTCGGGCCCTTGGTGAGCGCCCTCGGTTTCAAATTCACACCAGATGAGGAGCTCGTCGATTTCTGCCTCGAACAGGAGCTTGTCCTTTATGAGCGGCACGGGATACCGTTCTGCCCCTGCAAGGGATTGACAGGGGTGAGGGATGAGGACATGAAAAAGGTGTGCCCCTGCATACCCTGGCATAAGAAGCATTTCGATCGGATGAAACGATGTTGGTGCGGTCTCTTTGTGCACATCGATGTCCATGACCCAGACTCATTGCCACAGATACCAGAGAACGAGATGGAGCGATAG
- a CDS encoding glutaredoxin family protein: MYTLSTCPWCRKTKQWFNERNIPFDFVDYDLASDEDKKRIRERLEKERLDLSFPIVYIDDACVQGYNPGKYSSLLGVK, encoded by the coding sequence ATGTACACCCTTAGTACTTGTCCATGGTGCAGGAAGACAAAGCAATGGTTCAATGAGCGTAACATACCGTTCGATTTCGTCGATTATGACCTGGCCAGCGATGAGGATAAAAAAAGGATCCGGGAAAGGCTGGAGAAGGAGAGGTTGGACCTTTCGTTCCCCATTGTGTATATCGACGATGCCTGCGTACAAGGTTACAACCCAGGGAAGTACAGCTCCCTCCTGGGTGTCAAGTAA
- a CDS encoding Rieske (2Fe-2S) protein yields the protein MAGTGGWVEVAVITDLEKKRMKVVHPKGVSVLLVEHQGDVFALSNRCPHLGCPLSSGTLSGHIITCPCHDWSFDIRTGGLMMAPEVALKRYPTRVSEGKISVRLED from the coding sequence ATGGCAGGGACCGGTGGATGGGTGGAAGTGGCCGTGATTACGGACCTCGAGAAAAAGCGCATGAAGGTCGTCCACCCCAAGGGAGTTTCAGTCCTGCTTGTGGAGCATCAGGGGGATGTGTTCGCCCTGTCGAACAGATGTCCGCATCTGGGCTGTCCTTTGTCATCTGGGACCTTGAGCGGGCATATCATCACATGCCCCTGCCATGACTGGAGCTTCGACATAAGGACGGGAGGTCTGATGATGGCCCCCGAGGTCGCCTTGAAAAGATATCCCACGAGGGTCTCTGAAGGGAAGATATCGGTCAGATTGGAGGATTGA
- a CDS encoding LysE family transporter: MSLEGPIFFLATVAFISLSGVMMPGPTFAATVAQGYRDGRAGLGITLGHALIEVPLIALIFLGFATILSDDSIIATIGIVGGAIILWMGVGMLRARDVIITQEGALKRRASFDGVLSTASNPYWLLWWATVGAALVATATEFGIWMLPAFVIVHISCDAGWNILVSRTVNRSKGLWNVKWHHLLIVASGGIMVIFGLYFLISSIEILL; this comes from the coding sequence ATGTCGCTGGAGGGGCCGATATTCTTCCTTGCCACCGTGGCCTTCATCTCGCTATCCGGTGTGATGATGCCAGGTCCGACCTTTGCTGCCACTGTTGCCCAGGGTTATCGCGATGGCAGGGCAGGTCTGGGCATTACATTAGGACATGCCCTGATAGAGGTTCCCTTGATAGCCCTTATCTTCCTTGGCTTCGCGACCATCCTATCCGACGATTCTATAATAGCGACGATCGGGATAGTGGGAGGGGCGATCATACTGTGGATGGGGGTCGGCATGCTGAGGGCGAGGGATGTCATAATCACGCAGGAAGGCGCGTTAAAGAGGAGGGCCTCTTTTGATGGTGTCCTTTCGACCGCGTCCAACCCTTATTGGCTCCTTTGGTGGGCCACCGTCGGAGCCGCACTTGTGGCCACGGCCACTGAGTTCGGCATATGGATGCTGCCAGCTTTCGTGATCGTACATATCTCATGTGACGCAGGTTGGAACATCCTCGTGAGCAGGACCGTGAACCGTTCCAAGGGTCTCTGGAACGTCAAATGGCATCACCTTCTCATAGTGGCCTCCGGCGGTATAATGGTCATTTTCGGCCTTTATTTCCTGATATCTTCCATAGAGATATTGCTCTGA
- a CDS encoding Lrp/AsnC ligand binding domain-containing protein: MPSAFVIINTDIGMESVVLQSLEAIEEIEMACVVYGVYDIVAKISAPDMESLERAISERLRKVAGIRSTLTLIISKEHQKR; encoded by the coding sequence ATGCCTAGCGCCTTTGTCATCATAAACACGGACATCGGGATGGAATCGGTCGTCCTACAAAGCCTTGAGGCCATCGAAGAGATCGAGATGGCGTGTGTCGTGTATGGCGTCTATGATATCGTGGCAAAGATAAGCGCGCCGGACATGGAGTCCTTGGAAAGGGCAATATCTGAAAGATTAAGGAAAGTGGCAGGCATAAGGTCCACCCTGACGCTGATAATAAGCAAGGAGCATCAAAAGAGATGA
- a CDS encoding RusA family crossover junction endodeoxyribonuclease: protein MHLVEDDDLGSGVHEASPVEEYGMDIDPDVIEFFVGGEPVPQGSTRSFYIKKLDRVVTTHMNKNTEGWRQRIATEAQHVNSFRETSFYTDDKRCGYLISLEFYMTRPKSTPKKVHLNTKRPDLDKLIRAALDGITGILIPDDSQVIGISANKCYCPENVPPGLKITLRKLHE from the coding sequence ATGCACTTGGTCGAGGATGATGATCTGGGCAGTGGGGTACATGAGGCCAGCCCGGTCGAGGAATATGGGATGGATATAGACCCTGATGTGATAGAGTTCTTCGTCGGGGGAGAGCCTGTGCCCCAGGGAAGCACTCGCTCGTTCTATATCAAGAAGCTCGACAGGGTGGTCACGACCCATATGAACAAGAACACCGAGGGCTGGAGGCAGCGCATCGCGACCGAGGCCCAACATGTTAACAGCTTCAGAGAGACCAGCTTTTATACCGATGATAAAAGGTGTGGCTATCTGATATCCTTGGAATTCTATATGACCCGCCCGAAGAGCACGCCGAAGAAGGTGCACCTCAACACCAAAAGGCCTGACCTCGACAAGCTTATCAGAGCTGCTCTCGATGGCATAACAGGGATATTGATACCAGATGATTCTCAGGTCATAGGGATATCCGCCAACAAGTGCTATTGTCCTGAGAACGTCCCGCCAGGGCTGAAGATCACCTTGAGAAAATTGCATGAATGA
- the aspS gene encoding aspartate--tRNA(Asn) ligase yields MNDIPFRSSKSITSEDFDKEVVVKGWVQEVRNLGGISFLILRDRFGTIQVTAPKKKTAPDLMSLLSGVARESVVSIRGVVKQSAQAKAGFEIIPLSMDILSAAMSPLPMGVVDKVSVEMDTRFNNRFMDLRKPENRAIFEIKSLTLRLLDEYMLSHGFVEMFTPKIVASGAEGGASLFEVKYFDKKAYLAQSPQLYKQMMMATGLDRVYEIGPAFRAELSDTVRHVSEFISFDAELAFIESQRDVMDVLEGVTHHIFKGVAEKGKEHLEKIGATVVAPRLPYPVITYSEALDIVNSTGMGLRYGDDLGTEGEKILGDIMAEKGNDMYWIVEYPEESKPFYIMEKEGTQSSFSFDLDYKGQEMASGGQREHRYDKLVARMEKKGLVPKDFEFYLSSFAYGMPPHGGFGLGIERLIVKMLGLPNIREAILFPRDRNRLVP; encoded by the coding sequence ATGAACGACATTCCATTCAGGAGCTCTAAGAGCATCACTAGCGAGGATTTTGACAAAGAGGTCGTCGTCAAAGGTTGGGTACAGGAGGTGAGGAACCTCGGGGGGATATCTTTCCTCATCCTACGGGACAGGTTCGGTACCATCCAGGTGACTGCACCGAAAAAGAAGACAGCACCTGACCTCATGTCTTTATTATCGGGCGTCGCGAGGGAATCGGTCGTATCGATAAGGGGAGTTGTGAAACAGAGCGCCCAGGCCAAGGCCGGCTTTGAGATCATCCCCCTCTCCATGGATATCTTAAGCGCCGCCATGTCCCCATTACCCATGGGGGTAGTCGACAAGGTGAGCGTTGAGATGGACACGAGGTTCAACAACAGGTTCATGGACCTCAGGAAGCCGGAGAACAGGGCGATATTCGAGATCAAGTCCCTGACACTTAGGCTCCTCGATGAGTACATGCTGTCCCACGGCTTCGTCGAGATGTTCACCCCGAAGATCGTAGCTTCAGGTGCGGAGGGCGGGGCCTCCCTTTTCGAGGTCAAGTACTTTGATAAAAAGGCCTATCTTGCGCAGTCACCTCAGCTGTACAAACAGATGATGATGGCCACTGGCCTGGACCGTGTCTATGAGATCGGCCCTGCCTTCAGGGCGGAACTTTCTGATACGGTGAGGCATGTCTCCGAGTTCATCTCGTTCGATGCGGAACTTGCATTCATCGAATCGCAGAGGGATGTCATGGACGTCCTGGAAGGGGTCACACACCATATCTTCAAGGGAGTCGCTGAGAAAGGAAAAGAGCACCTCGAGAAGATAGGTGCGACAGTGGTGGCCCCAAGGTTACCATATCCTGTCATCACATACTCGGAGGCTTTGGACATCGTCAATTCTACCGGCATGGGCCTGAGATATGGTGATGACCTTGGGACCGAGGGGGAGAAGATCCTAGGGGACATCATGGCCGAGAAGGGCAACGATATGTACTGGATCGTGGAGTATCCTGAAGAATCAAAGCCGTTCTATATAATGGAGAAGGAAGGTACCCAGAGCTCATTCTCGTTCGACCTTGATTATAAAGGGCAGGAGATGGCCTCGGGAGGCCAGAGGGAGCATAGGTATGACAAGCTCGTCGCGAGGATGGAAAAGAAGGGCCTGGTACCAAAGGATTTTGAGTTCTATCTCAGTTCCTTTGCCTATGGCATGCCTCCCCATGGGGGCTTTGGTCTGGGGATCGAAAGGTTGATAGTCAAGATGCTCGGGCTACCGAACATAAGGGAGGCCATCCTGTTCCCACGGGACAGGAACAGGTTGGTCCCTTAG
- a CDS encoding ferredoxin: protein MAKITIDENECTGCGLCYNDECPDVFKEGEGGTSSLQEKFRKGSPAVGEVPDSMKGCAEKAADACPVSAIKIE, encoded by the coding sequence ATGGCAAAAATAACCATTGATGAGAACGAGTGCACAGGTTGTGGATTGTGCTACAACGATGAATGCCCCGACGTGTTTAAGGAGGGGGAGGGAGGCACCTCATCATTGCAGGAAAAATTCCGCAAGGGCTCGCCGGCCGTGGGCGAGGTCCCTGATTCGATGAAGGGATGTGCTGAGAAGGCGGCGGATGCGTGCCCAGTCTCTGCGATAAAGATCGAGTAA
- a CDS encoding fructose 1,6-bisphosphatase: MSDRVTVSVIKADVGSVCGHSRPHPKMMVRAEEVLKEGLRANTINDFYVTRVGDDINLFMTHNRGENNKDVHCLAWEAFQAAAKVAKEMKMYAAGQDILKDAFSGNVRGMGPGAAEMEFKERGAEPIIFFMADKTEPSAYSMPLSRIFMDPFTTTGLVIDPRAHVGFKFEIVDVLDSKKIVMSAPEESYDILSLLGDTTRYAIKRIWSKHEDIGIGAVVSTEKLNLCTGKYVGKDDPVAIVRCQSGLPAVGEVLQPFMFPQLVAGWMRGSHYGAWYPCAVDHSDPTYFDGPPRICSLGFMISHGKFQGCEDPGSPPGVHRPVDFFAGAEWDEARRKAIKASIYMRQHGPFMPGILGPEEMEYTTRPAVLSKLKDRMENID; encoded by the coding sequence ATGAGCGACAGGGTCACTGTTTCGGTCATCAAAGCTGATGTGGGGTCGGTCTGTGGGCATTCAAGGCCGCACCCGAAGATGATGGTCCGCGCTGAGGAGGTCCTGAAGGAAGGCCTGCGCGCGAACACGATCAACGATTTCTACGTCACCAGGGTCGGCGACGACATCAACCTGTTCATGACGCACAACCGGGGGGAGAACAACAAGGATGTACACTGCCTCGCCTGGGAGGCATTCCAGGCCGCTGCAAAGGTCGCCAAGGAGATGAAGATGTACGCTGCCGGGCAGGACATTCTGAAAGATGCCTTCAGCGGAAATGTCAGGGGAATGGGACCGGGCGCCGCTGAGATGGAGTTCAAGGAGCGTGGCGCAGAGCCTATCATCTTCTTCATGGCCGACAAGACGGAGCCCTCCGCTTATTCAATGCCATTGTCGCGTATTTTCATGGACCCCTTCACCACGACCGGCCTCGTGATAGACCCGAGGGCCCATGTCGGGTTCAAGTTCGAGATAGTGGACGTGCTGGACTCGAAAAAGATCGTCATGTCCGCCCCGGAGGAGTCATATGATATCCTCAGCCTCCTCGGCGATACCACCAGGTATGCGATAAAGAGGATATGGTCCAAGCATGAGGACATCGGCATCGGGGCGGTCGTGAGCACCGAGAAACTGAACCTTTGCACAGGAAAGTATGTCGGGAAGGACGACCCCGTCGCCATCGTGAGATGCCAGAGCGGGCTCCCCGCCGTGGGAGAGGTCCTTCAACCCTTCATGTTCCCACAGCTCGTGGCCGGTTGGATGCGGGGGTCGCATTATGGGGCATGGTATCCTTGCGCCGTTGACCATTCAGACCCGACCTATTTCGACGGGCCTCCGCGCATCTGCAGCCTTGGCTTCATGATAAGCCATGGGAAGTTCCAAGGATGTGAGGACCCAGGTTCCCCGCCCGGTGTGCACAGACCTGTTGACTTCTTTGCCGGTGCGGAGTGGGATGAGGCCCGCAGGAAGGCCATAAAGGCGAGCATCTACATGCGCCAGCACGGACCGTTCATGCCAGGCATACTCGGTCCCGAGGAGATGGAGTACACCACGAGGCCGGCGGTCCTATCCAAATTAAAGGACAGGATGGAGAACATTGACTAA
- the tpiA gene encoding triose-phosphate isomerase produces the protein MTKMYPMIVVNFKTYAEVEGPKAMEVARACQEVSDETGAHIIICPPTVELSKVASEVKIPVFCQHVDQKGRGANTGWVTPYGVKAAGAKGTLLNHSEHRLMMYDLMGTIKECKEAGLTTIACADGPESAMVIATYDPDLIAIEPPELIGGNISVTEARPEVIEKGIAAVRRVSQDIPVLCGAGIKTGADVRKAVELGTKGVLLASGVVKSKDIRATLRDLVSKI, from the coding sequence TTGACTAAGATGTACCCGATGATAGTCGTGAACTTCAAGACCTATGCCGAGGTCGAAGGACCGAAGGCCATGGAAGTTGCAAGGGCCTGTCAGGAGGTGTCAGATGAAACGGGCGCTCACATCATCATCTGCCCCCCTACTGTAGAGCTGTCTAAGGTCGCCTCCGAGGTCAAGATCCCGGTCTTCTGTCAGCATGTGGACCAAAAGGGCCGGGGGGCAAATACAGGATGGGTCACGCCATATGGTGTCAAGGCAGCGGGAGCTAAGGGCACATTGCTGAACCACTCCGAGCACAGGCTGATGATGTATGACCTGATGGGCACTATAAAGGAATGTAAGGAGGCGGGCCTCACTACCATAGCCTGTGCAGATGGTCCAGAGTCCGCGATGGTCATCGCGACATACGACCCAGATCTCATCGCCATCGAGCCTCCGGAGCTCATAGGAGGCAACATCTCGGTGACCGAGGCACGGCCAGAGGTCATAGAGAAAGGCATTGCGGCGGTAAGGCGGGTGTCCCAGGACATTCCCGTGCTCTGCGGTGCCGGGATCAAGACCGGAGCGGACGTCCGTAAGGCCGTTGAGCTCGGGACCAAAGGTGTTTTGCTCGCCTCCGGTGTGGTCAAGTCCAAGGACATCAGGGCCACGCTTCGTGACCTCGTCAGCAAGATCTGA
- the rimI gene encoding ribosomal protein S18-alanine N-acetyltransferase — protein sequence MLAVQVRYFQSKDLAEVYDIACRSLRENYNPSIFLDLSPFWKEGFIVLEEFGQIVGFIFGILVSNVEARVLMLAVRSEVRGKGLGSFLCTQFVQECVKKGIRVISLEVRQSNLSAKKFYEKLGFTTVGVIKGYYSDGEDGIAMQLYL from the coding sequence TTGCTGGCCGTGCAGGTCAGATATTTCCAGAGCAAGGACCTCGCCGAGGTCTATGACATCGCATGCAGGTCGCTCAGGGAGAATTATAATCCTAGCATATTCCTCGACCTCTCGCCCTTTTGGAAAGAGGGGTTCATCGTGCTCGAGGAGTTTGGACAGATAGTCGGTTTCATATTCGGGATATTGGTATCAAATGTCGAGGCCAGGGTCCTCATGCTGGCCGTGAGGAGCGAGGTAAGGGGGAAGGGCCTTGGCTCTTTCCTATGCACGCAGTTCGTTCAGGAATGCGTCAAGAAGGGCATAAGGGTCATATCCTTGGAGGTCAGGCAGAGCAACCTTTCAGCCAAGAAGTTCTATGAAAAGCTGGGGTTCACGACGGTCGGTGTGATAAAAGGTTATTACTCCGATGGAGAGGATGGCATCGCGATGCAGCTGTATCTTTGA
- a CDS encoding ATP-binding protein — MTGKVNIQREVDLRSIESTADIEIPKDPLARVIGQDEAVALARIAARQRRNLLLVGPPGTGKSMIAQALALHLPKPKEEIRVVHNPENPERPSIEIKKASEVEQERESKESAEGELIEPQAAPQNVAEKLGYRCRNCGTYSSPRERICPKCERNKATEGQSNPFGDIMSGLMESMGSAPVFQGMVGKTKVTTTRTIFGKEEVVVFERAGDKIRMLDQKALEKRRELERLSPRKVLVPLNRNPFVLATGASEAELLGDVRHDPYGGHSNLGTPPFERVVAGAVHEAHEGVLFIDELPHLGNLQRFILTAMQEKAFPITGHNPQSSGASVKVDAVPCDFIFVGACNIQDLEHVLSPLRSRINGNGYEVLVNVAMKDNDLNRAKLAQFLAQEIVMDGRIPHASRGAIEAVIREARKRAKRTDGIEGALSLRLRELGGLIRAAGDIAALEGKGLIDEGDVEKAVKRSMTAEEQIKERYGSYVKGLSTDISQAQKERSQYYFANESADRDDMFH, encoded by the coding sequence ATGACAGGTAAGGTGAACATACAACGGGAGGTCGACCTCCGGTCGATAGAGTCCACGGCGGACATTGAGATACCGAAGGACCCGTTGGCCAGGGTCATAGGCCAGGACGAGGCCGTGGCCCTTGCCCGCATCGCCGCACGTCAACGGAGGAACCTTCTGTTGGTCGGTCCGCCGGGCACAGGGAAGTCGATGATAGCCCAGGCCCTTGCGCTCCACCTTCCAAAGCCCAAAGAGGAGATCAGGGTCGTTCACAATCCTGAGAACCCGGAAAGGCCTTCGATAGAGATAAAGAAGGCCAGCGAGGTCGAACAGGAGAGGGAGTCGAAGGAGTCGGCCGAGGGGGAGCTGATCGAACCTCAGGCGGCCCCCCAGAATGTCGCCGAGAAGCTGGGATACCGATGCCGCAATTGCGGTACCTATTCCAGCCCGAGGGAGAGGATCTGCCCGAAGTGCGAGCGCAACAAGGCGACCGAAGGTCAATCCAACCCGTTCGGTGACATCATGTCCGGCCTTATGGAGTCCATGGGATCGGCCCCCGTGTTCCAGGGGATGGTCGGGAAGACCAAGGTCACCACCACCAGGACCATCTTTGGCAAGGAAGAGGTCGTGGTCTTCGAGAGGGCCGGGGATAAGATAAGGATGCTCGACCAAAAGGCCCTTGAGAAAAGAAGGGAGCTGGAGAGATTATCACCCAGGAAGGTCCTGGTCCCCTTGAACAGGAACCCTTTCGTGCTTGCCACTGGGGCCTCTGAGGCCGAGCTCTTAGGGGACGTGAGGCACGACCCCTATGGTGGTCACTCGAACCTAGGGACGCCACCGTTCGAGAGGGTCGTCGCCGGGGCCGTCCATGAGGCACATGAAGGTGTGCTTTTCATCGATGAACTCCCTCACCTCGGGAACCTCCAAAGGTTCATATTGACGGCCATGCAGGAAAAGGCGTTCCCTATCACCGGTCATAACCCTCAGAGCTCCGGAGCGAGCGTGAAGGTCGACGCTGTCCCATGTGATTTCATTTTCGTAGGGGCCTGCAACATCCAGGACCTTGAACATGTGCTTTCACCTTTACGATCAAGGATCAATGGGAACGGCTATGAGGTGCTCGTCAACGTCGCCATGAAGGACAATGACCTGAACAGGGCGAAGCTGGCACAGTTCCTTGCGCAGGAGATCGTCATGGACGGTCGCATCCCGCATGCCTCTCGAGGTGCCATCGAGGCGGTCATCAGGGAGGCCCGTAAGAGGGCCAAGAGGACCGATGGCATCGAGGGTGCGCTCTCTTTGAGGTTGAGAGAGCTGGGCGGGTTGATCCGAGCGGCTGGGGATATTGCAGCCCTCGAGGGCAAAGGATTGATCGACGAGGGAGATGTGGAGAAGGCCGTGAAACGCAGCATGACGGCGGAGGAGCAGATCAAGGAGCGTTATGGATCCTATGTCAAGGGCCTCTCCACCGATATATCCCAAGCACAAAAAGAGCGGTCGCAATACTATTTTGCCAATGAGAGCGCGGACCGTGACGATATGTTCCATTGA